The Saccharomyces mikatae IFO 1815 strain IFO1815 genome assembly, chromosome: 13 genome has a segment encoding these proteins:
- the SMKI13G0800 gene encoding uncharacterized protein (similar to Saccharomyces cerevisiae YML053C; ancestral locus Anc_1.503), translating to MLSYYEHNSAFQTNNCNSGGNAGATYNSDANNDKIVNKRNNDHFEFDTHSLYQRTKRTKRDPASTKFPASSGAANTNNSSNSSNITCSSTTTTATTATTITTINNIQYQRNIGIPPLKSVGMQHGTNGGFMNESELYSETEEYMIHGYFGNSNHEITNTRLNGNTSIIQHQYHTLPSQNIIASQLPNAANDYMDID from the coding sequence ATGCTCTCATACTATGAACACAATAGTGCGTTCCAAACTAACAATTGCAACTCTGGTGGCAATGCCGGCGCCACATATAACAGCGACGccaataatgataaaatcgtaaataaaagaaataatgatcATTTTGAGTTTGACACGCATAGTTTGTACCAAAGGACGAAGAGAACAAAGCGAGATCCTGCAAGCACAAAATTTCCGGCCAGTTCTGGGGCTGCCAATACTAACAATAGTAGCAACAGTAGTAATATCACTTGTTCTTCTACTACTACCACAGCTACCACAGCTACTACTATTACTACCATTAATAATATTCAATATCAGAGAAATATCGGGATACCTCCCCTGAAATCGGTGGGTATGCAACACGGCACGAACGGTGGTTTTATGAACGAATCCGAGTTGTACTCGGAAACCGAAGAGTATATGATTCATGGCTACTTCGGCAACAGTAATCACGAAATAACAAACACGCGCCTCAATGGTAATACCAGTATCATACAGCACCAGTATCATACCCTGCCTTCTCAAAATATAATTGCATCACAACTACCCAATGCCGCCAACGATTACATGGATATAGACTAa
- the SUR7 gene encoding Sur7p (similar to Saccharomyces cerevisiae SUR7 (YML052W); ancestral locus Anc_1.501) produces MVKVWNITLRLLVLLFLAGNTLLLILMIISGATDHYPVNRFYWVQGNTTGIPNAGDETRWTFWGACLQDKDGSDTCTSDLAPAYPISPVDNFNTHINVPHQFISKRDAFYYLTRFSFCFFWIALAFVGVSFILYILTWCSQMLSNMVLVLMSFGVVFNTAAVVLQTAASAMAKNAFHDDDRSAQLGASMMGMAWASVFLSIVEFTLLVFWSVRARLASTYPMDNSRYRTSSKWNPFHREKEQATDPILAGTTPEDMQQSASVVGPSSHTNAVTATTAAENQPKGINFFTIRKSHERPDDVSV; encoded by the coding sequence ATGGTTAAGGTCTGGAATATAACGCTGCGTTTGCTAGTATTGCTGTTTTTAGCAGGTAACACATTGCTgttgattttgatgattATATCTGGTGCCACAGACCATTACCCCGTAAACAGATTCTATTGGGTGCAAGGCAATACGACAGGTATACCCAATGCTGGGGACGAAACTCGATGGACATTCTGGGGCGCCTGTCTACAGGATAAAGACGGCTCGGATACCTGCACAAGTGATTTGGCACCTGCCTACCCGATTTCACCAGTGGACAACTTCAATACACACATCAATGTCCCCCATCAGTTTATTTCTAAAAGAGACGCGTTTTACTATCTGACGAGATTTTCattctgtttcttttggatTGCATTGGCCTTTGTGGGAGTGTCGTTTATTCTCTACATTCTAACATGGTGTTCGCAGATGCTTTCGAATATGGTTCTTGTGCTTATGTCTTTTGGAGTCGTCTTCAATACGGCCGCTGTTGTCTTGCAGACGGCCGCCTCTGCTATGGCGAAAAACGCTTTCCATGACGATGATCGTAGTGCGCAATTGGGTGCTTCTATGATGGGTATGGCTTGGGCAAGTGTCTTTTTGAGTATTGTGGAATTTACCTTGTTGGTTTTCTGGTCTGTTAGAGCTAGACTGGCCTCTACTTACCCCATGGACAATTCAAGATATAGGACTTCCTCCAAATGGAACCCCTTCCATAGAGAAAAGGAGCAAGCCACCGACCCAATTTTGGCTGGTACTACTCCCGAAGACATGCAACAAAGCGCAAGCGTAGTGGGGCCTTCTTCCCATACTAATGCGGTCACTGCTACTACCGCTGCGGAAAATCAACCTAAAGGTATCAACTTCTTTACCATAAGAAAATCGCACGAGCGCCCGGACGATGTTTCTGTCTAG
- the GAL80 gene encoding transcription regulator GAL80 (similar to Saccharomyces cerevisiae GAL80 (YML051W); ancestral locus Anc_1.500): protein MDYNKRSSVSTVPNAAPIRVGFVGLNATKGWAIKTHYPAILQLSSQFQITALYSPKIETSIATIQRLKLSNATAFPTLESFASSATVDMIVITIQVASHYEVLMPLLKFSKNNPNLKYLFVEWALACSLDQAESIYKAAAERGLQTIISLQGRKSPYILRAKELISQGYIGEINSIEIAGNGGWYGYERPVKSPKYIYEIGNGVDLVTTTFGHTIDILQYMTCSYFSRINAMVFNNIPEQELIDERGNRLGRRISKTVPDHLLFQGTLLNGNVPVSCSFKGGKPTKKFTKNLVIDIHGTKGDLKLEGDAGFAEISNLVLYYSGTRANDFPLANGQQVPLDPGYDAGKEIMEVYHLRNYNAVVGNIHRLYQSISDFHYNTKKIPELPSQFVMQGFDFEGFPTLMDALILHRLIESVYKSNMMGSTLNVSNISHYTL, encoded by the coding sequence ATGGACTACAACAAGAGATCTTCCGTCTCCACCGTACCTAATGCTGCTCCCATAAGAGTCGGGTTCGTCGGCCTAAATGCAACCAAAGGATGGGCAATTAAAACACATTATCCGGCTATATTGCAATTATCGTCACAATTCCAAATCACCGCTTTATATAGCCCAAAGATAGAGACTTCCATTGCCACCATTCAGCGCTTGAAGCTAAGTAATGCCACTGCATTTCCCACTTTAGAATCATTTGCCTCGTCTGCCACTGTAGACATGATAGTGATCACCATTCAAGTGGCCAGTCATTATGAGGTTCTTATGCCCCTCTTGAAgttctcaaaaaataacCCCAACCTCAAGTACCTTTTTGTAGAGTGGGCGCTAGCATGTTCTTTAGATCAAGCTGAATCCATCTATAAGGCAGCTGCTGAACGTGGGCTACAAACCATCATCTCTTTACAAGGCCGTAAATCACCATATATCTTGAGGGCAAAAGAACTAATATCCCAAGGTTACATTGGCGAAATTAATTCGATCGAAATTGCTGGGAACGGCGGTTGGTATGGTTACGAAAGGCCCGTTAAATCGCCAAAGTATATTTATGAAATTGGAAATGGTGTAGATTTAGTCACCACGACATTTGGTCATACCATCGATATTTTACAGTACATGACATGTTCGTATTTTTCGAGAATAAATGCAATggttttcaataatataCCGGAGCAAGAACTGATAGATGAGCGTGGCAACCGATTGGGTCGGCGAATTTCCAAGACCGTCCCGGATCACCTTTTATTCCAAGGCACATTATTGAACGGTAATGTCCCCGTATCATGCAGTTTCAAAGGTGGCAAACCTACCAAGAAATTCACTAAAAACTTAGTAATAGACATTCATGGTACCAAGGGAGATTTAAAACTTGAAGGTGATGCCGGATTCGCggaaatttcaaatctagTTCTTTATTACAGTGGTACTAGGGCAAATGACTTCCCGCTAGCTAACGGTCAACAAGTTCCTTTAGATCCTGGATATGATGCGGGCAAGGAGATCATGGAAGTATATCACCTACGGAATTATAATGCCGTCGTGGGTAATATTCATCGACTGTACCAATCTATTTctgattttcattataataCGAAGAAAATCCCTGAATTACCTTCACAGTTTGTTATGCAGGGCTTCGATTTTGAAGGCTTTCCCACTTTGATGGACGCTCTGATATTACACAGATTGATTGAGAGCGTTTACAAGAGTAATATGATGGGTTCTACGTTAAATGTTAGCAATATCTCTCATTATACTTTATAA